The Couchioplanes caeruleus sequence GGCCGTAGTCCATCGCCATGATGTTGACCAGGTCGAGGTCGACGCCGGCGTTCTTCGCCGAGCGCACCACGTTCAGGCCGTCGTTGGTGAGGCCCTCGGGCAGCACCGGCAGGGTCAGGGAGATCTTCAGGCCGGGGTTGGCCTTCTGCAGCGCAGCCAGCGCGGTCGAGCGGCGGTCGATCGACGCGGCGTCGGACGAGGCCGCGCCCTCGATGTCGAGGTCGATGTACTTGAGGTCGTACGCCGACACCACCGCCTGGTATTCGGCCTGCAGCGCCTTCACGTCGGTGCACGCCTGGGCGAGCTCGACGCCGGTCGCGCCGCCGAAGGACACCTTCACGTCACCGCCGGCCGCCCGCAGTGCGTCGATCTGGTCGCGGAACTTCCCGCTGCGCGGGTCGAAGGCGCCGAACCAACTGGCCTTGCAGCCCGCACCGGTCACGAAGGCCAGCGAGTACGACTTCACGTTTCCGCTGGTGGCGAGCTGGGCGAGCGTCGTGCTGCCGTTGGAGAGCAGGCCCATGTCCACGTACGGGGCCACGCGCACGTTCTTTCCGCCGCCCCCGTTGGACGGTGGCGGCGTCGTGGTCGCCGGCGGCTTGGTCGGCTCGGCAGGCTTGGTCGGCGCCGACGGGGGAGCCGTGGTCGGCGCCGTGGTGGGCTTGGTCGGCGCCGTGGTGGGAGCCGAGCCGCCACCGGAGCAGGAAGCGCCGTTGATCGTGCAGCTCGTCGGGTCGCCGCCGCCGGCGACGATGAAGCCGAACTCGGCGGTGGCGCCGGCCGGGATCGTCGCGTTGTAGCCGCGGTTCTCCGCCGTCGAGGTGGCGCCCGAGGTGGTGACGGACGCGTCCCAGAAGCTGCCGAGCTTCGCGGTCGCGGGCAGGCCGAAGGCGAGCTTCCAGCCCGTGACCGCGC is a genomic window containing:
- a CDS encoding cellulose binding domain-containing protein translates to MSRKRLRVSIYVGAAMLAVGGGAIAAMAATAPSTKAAGGLTATFAKDSDWGTGYQARYVIKNTGGSAVTGWKLAFGLPATAKLGSFWDASVTTSGATSTAENRGYNATIPAGATAEFGFIVAGGGDPTSCTINGASCSGGGSAPTTAPTKPTTAPTTAPPSAPTKPAEPTKPPATTTPPPSNGGGGKNVRVAPYVDMGLLSNGSTTLAQLATSGNVKSYSLAFVTGAGCKASWFGAFDPRSGKFRDQIDALRAAGGDVKVSFGGATGVELAQACTDVKALQAEYQAVVSAYDLKYIDLDIEGAASSDAASIDRRSTALAALQKANPGLKISLTLPVLPEGLTNDGLNVVRSAKNAGVDLDLVNIMAMDYGRAAQDYGDLAIQAVKSTKDQLKSVLGIGDAAAFAKVGVTPMLGKNDDNGTFSQSDARDLVAAANRDKIGFVSFWEVNRDRNACNGALFQCTNVPQTPFEFSKIFAGFTG